In the Mauremys mutica isolate MM-2020 ecotype Southern chromosome 13, ASM2049712v1, whole genome shotgun sequence genome, one interval contains:
- the LOC123347296 gene encoding uncharacterized protein LOC123347296, whose product MNSSSISITVTDPDLAPQLSVSPQQPVYITGEAVTLTCSAARASTVSGVRFFRDHQKIHSKELPSPRYSYIESFRLSGGSGLQAGVYSCESWKTVSGREIPSVRSQPISIALTDPPPQPVLELDPPSGAVSEGLPLLITCAVSRDASEGRFHFYKDRVEIIPGDMGSEISTTEPGTGSMNVSVLSIPQAGPNNTGEFTCGYEENVGGRWIPSPRSWAVNVTVNVTGTAPSFLWVQELVVGGSFFLINGLIFLVSHCCF is encoded by the exons ATGAACAGCAGCTCCATCTCCATCACAGTGACAG ACCCCGACCTGGCTCCCCAGCTCTCCGTGTCCCCGCAGCAGCCTGTCTACATAACTGGAGAAGCTGTGACCTTGACGTGCTCAGCTGCCAGGGCGTCCACTGTGTCCGGGGTCCGTTTCTTCAGAGACCACCAGAAAATCCACTCCAAGGAACTCCCCTCACCCCGGTACAGTTACATTGAGTCTTTTCGACTGTCAGGGGGGTCTGGATTGCAAGCCGGAGTGTACAGCTGTGAATCCTGGAAGACAGTGTCTGGGCGAGAAATCCCATCGGTGAGGAGCCAGCCCATCTCCATAGCACTGACAG ATCCCCCTCCACAGCCAGTGCTGGAGCTGGATCCCCCTTCTGGAGCAGTGAGTGAAGGGCTTCCCCTGCTCATCACCTGTGCAGTCTCCAGAGATGCCAGCGAGGGGAGATTTCACTTCTACAAGGACAGAGTCGAGATCATCCCTGGGGACATGGGGTCTGAGATCAGCACCACAGAGCCTGGCACCGGCTCAATGAATGTCTCTGTGCTCAGCATCCCACAGGCCGGTCCCAACAACACCGGGGAATTCACCTGTGGGTACGAGGAGAATGTGGGCGGGAGGTGGATCCCAtcccccaggagctgggctgtgAACGTCACTGTGAATGTCACCGGGACAG CTCCCAGCTTCCTCTGGGTccaggagctggtggtgggtggcTCCTTCTTCCTCATCAATGGCCTCATCTTCCTCGTCTCCCACTGCTGCTTCTAG